Sequence from the Methyloceanibacter stevinii genome:
CACATGGCGGGACGGATTGTCCCGCCGACAGGTCACATGGGACCTTGCCATGGAATGCTCATGGCCTCGCGAAGTCGAGTATGTCGGACGTGGTCCGCAGATCACAAGATGCCTAATAAGGTCATCTGTGTTATCCTGCGCGTAAGGTGCAGGAAATGCGACTGGTGTCGCGATATGAGGCGAAGAATGTGGACCGGTAGGGCCATGACCGAATACGAAATGTCCCCCCGGACATCATGGGGACCCTCACATGTAGTCTGGATGAGCATATCCAGCTAGATGCAGCCGTGCGCACACGCATGCGAAGGCATGGCGTCGATTTCGATGGTCTACCTAGCGTGGAGAAATTCGGTGCGCGCTGCGTCGAACTAGGGGCGCATATCACCCTCTGGCTCAAGAGGGTAAGGGCGCAAGGCGCTAAATTCAGATACCTGATGATAGCAGAACCGCATAACACGGATGCCATGGGGCAGCGCCCCCATGTGCATATGCTCATTCATGAGCAATCCGTGGGCAGTTTTTACACAGGCCCTCTGGGCTGGGTACGTGGAAAAAACGGGCAGTGGCATAAGGCTGTGCCTGACGACGCACCCTGCCGCCGTACATGGCCACTCGGATTTACCCGTTTCGAACGGGTGAGTGATGCCCGGTCTGCGCGGTATATCTGCAAATACGTCAGTAAGACTGCGATGGTTAGGATTCGCGCCTCGCAGTCGTATGGGGAACCTCCGCCATGGTACGCTCCAAAGGAGCATAGTGAGGAAATAATTTCCCACGTGAGTAATACGGACCCCTCCGAGGCGCCGGTGCGGGTCCATGACGAATGGTGCGCCGAATATTAGCCTACGGAGTGGACTGTGCCTAAATATTTTGGACACAAAACAACGTGGAAGTGGCGGACTGCCACTGCACAGGGCGGACCGA
This genomic interval carries:
- a CDS encoding rolling circle replication-associated protein; this translates as MRRHGVDFDGLPSVEKFGARCVELGAHITLWLKRVRAQGAKFRYLMIAEPHNTDAMGQRPHVHMLIHEQSVGSFYTGPLGWVRGKNGQWHKAVPDDAPCRRTWPLGFTRFERVSDARSARYICKYVSKTAMVRIRASQSYGEPPPWYAPKEHSEEIISHVSNTDPSEAPVRVHDEWCAEY